A region from the Helicoverpa armigera isolate CAAS_96S chromosome 6, ASM3070526v1, whole genome shotgun sequence genome encodes:
- the LOC110375487 gene encoding transcription termination factor, mitochondrial isoform X1, translating to MILRSLFSVLSLSSNNLTSNIHKLTSPTTWKSILKISPSPCDIYIRTIAVSTTSYKGRTRAKVKNDFDSTKARIVLDLNLKSPEDALPFYKLPLRTLVHIHNTTKDDVKKGFCQNRLYYISSRLKVPPSMLREKLVKRTFIYSLSFDWIEKALDVLLEMNVAADRIMRDLWVLKYHHETIRERLVRVKSMGVENLYPWMVRCSEDIMNRFLTISQETKDILGDSVSKQTYLANRLNVSVDTVQEMCLKIPALQTIRVTKVKHFLDFLITEGFDVEEIANKPRVLSASQKTVKQRLDRLRELGLNQINLNVLCRSKKDFKKYCESIESLSKEGPACDENFMQSVAIIFWRF from the exons ATGATTTTAAGATCATTATTTTCTGTGTTATCATTAAGTTCTAATAATCTAACGAGTAATATCCACAAGCTCACTTCTCCCACAACATggaaaagtatattaaaaatatcaccaTCACCATGTGATATTTATATAAGAACTATTGCGGTGTCAACTACATCATATAAAGGTAGAACGAGGGCAAAGGTGAAAAATG ATTTTGATTCAACCAAAGCAAGGATAGTCTTAGATCTCAACTTGAAATCACCAGAAGATGCTTTACCCTTTTATAAATTACCACTAAGAACATTAGTTCACATACACAACACTACAAAAGACGATGTAAAAAAAGGATTTTGTCAAAATAGACTTTATTACATTTCATCACGTCTTAAG GTACCACCGTCAATGCTAAGAGAAAAGCTTGTTAAGAGGACTTTCATTTATAGCTTATCATTTGATTGGATTGAGAAAGCATTAGATGTATTACTAG aaatGAACGTGGCTGCTGATCGAATAATGAGGGACTTGTGGGTTTTGAAGTATCACCATGAAACAATTCGTGAAAGACTTGTAAGGGTAAAAAGTATGGGTGTAGAAAATCTATATCCATGGATGGTGAGATGTTCTGAAGATATAATGAATAG aTTTTTAACTATTTCTCAAGAAACAAAGGACATTTTGGGAGACAGTGTATCAAAACAAACTTATCTTGCCAACCGTCTTAATGTCTCTGTTGACACTGTTCAAGaaatgtgtttaaaaatacCTGCACTGCAAACCATTCGAGTGACAAAG GTGAAACATTTTCTGGATTTTCTTATTACTGAGGGCTTTGATGTAGAAGAAATAGCCAATAAGCCTAGAGTGTTATCGGCGTCTCAGAAGACTGTAAAGCAGAGGCTTGACAGGCTCCGTGAATTGGGGTTAAaccaaataaatttaaatgtacTCTGTAGGAGCAAGAAAGATTTCAAAAAATACTGTGAATCAATTGAATCGTTATCGAAGGAAG GCCCCGCTTGTGATGAGAACTTCATGCAAAGCGTGGCAATTATTTTCTGGCGATTCTGa
- the LOC110375468 gene encoding uncharacterized protein LOC110375468 isoform X2, protein MFMAHAYLHMRVVKKYTVYVINSLDNMESNIHKIKNLIICKKEEEFLEILQSGLDPNFEGGWPIRLAARYGCPTIVETLLQFGANPHLLSESGASTLQLAVYSGEHWDTDKWKSLLSCCDSSQLADGAAVAIIFNNVAALKKILSTGRCNTNIPTTLTGKTVELLAKGFKLTQLLSIPTIQNQNDRDETTISPRISRQHRAESAVLSPYHTQRNLSPSVARFFHQTASQSSLSPSRVGTLLPSSSPRTDVN, encoded by the exons ATGTTCATGGCACATGCCTACCTACATATGCGGGTAGTTAAAAAATACACAGTGTATGTAATTAATTCTCTGGACAACATGGAAAGTAATATTCACAAGATTAAAAATttgattatttgtaaaaaagaaGAGGAATTCCTTGAAATATTACAATCTGGTTTAGACCCTAATTTCGAAGGGGGGTGGCCAATCAGGCTAGCAGCTCGGTACGGCTGTCCTACCATAGTCGAAACGTTACTTCAATTTGGAGCAAATCCTCATCTTTTAAGTGAATCTG GTGCTTCAACTTTACAATTAGCGGTATATTCAGGTGAACATTGGGACACGGATAAATGGAAATCGTTACTGTCTTGTTGTGATTCTTCTCAACTTGCTGATGGTGCAGCCGTAgctattattttcaataacgtTGCGGCATTGAAAAAGATTTTATCTACTGGAAGATGTAACACAAACATTCCAACAACTCTAAcag GTAAAACTGTAGAACTCTTAGCAAAAGGCTTCAAATTAACACAGTTGCTGAGTATTCCAACgatacaaaatcaaaatgacCGTGATGAAACTACAATTTCACCCAGGATATCACGACAACATCGAGCG GAGTCTGCAGTCCTGTCTCCATATCATACACAAAGAAATTTATCACCGTCAGTAGCCAGATTTTTTCATCAAACAGCAAGTCAGTCATCTTTGTCACCATCAAGAGTAGGAACATTGCTTCCATCATCATCGCCTAGAACTGACGTTAATTGA
- the LOC110375467 gene encoding uncharacterized protein C18orf63, with protein MKINIVNPDLNELGYVIAIANIKDKHDTSAPSDYHWKILKCRMIIFSNSSILACPDKNDVKQVHIIFNKAGDDYDKLISLFVKFSLIQNGGIRSATPEIYQKCFHYTMTARIAPVWNTLQDNYLINNRDFLVTRGPQEAVKYCIVVNDTFTVIEVNAVKINLMLTEEEFLPGEWIRVLPSLNKAIVEDSYKDFSQGSKFKSYKNLRRHWKNIHGYRLPENESAYYSIQFWRGEPLLYPKQCVLRNFPIVIPTSQPLEKLIISRFVTCLTSKMANVLGTKLIFKLEDIQPEDSKSLAPKDCLLETQAVSLCTPTQYSRSQK; from the exons atgaaaataaacatagtgAATCCTGATTTAAATGAACTGGGTTACGTTATAGCTATTGCAAACATAAAAGATAAGCATGATACATCCGCACCATCGGATTACCATTGGAAAATACTGAAATGCAG AATGATCATCTTCTCCAATTCATCAATATTGGCTTGTCCTGACAAGAATGATGTTAAACAAGTTCACATCATTTTTAATAAGGCAGGGGACGATTACGATAAATTAATTTCGTTATTCGTAAAGTTTTCGCTAATTCAG AATGGTGGCATAAGATCGGCTACTCCAGAGATAtaccaaaaatgttttcattacaCCATGACTGCTAGAATTGCACCTGTGTGGAATACATTGCAAGATAATTACCTCATTAATAATAGAGATTTTCTGGTTACAAGGGGACCTCAAGAAGCagttaaatattgtattgtcGTTAACG ACACCTTCACCGTTATTGAAGTTAATGccgttaaaataaacttaatgttAACTGAAGAAGAATTTCTGCCCGGGGAATGGATAAGAGTACTGCCAAG CTTGAACAAGGCTATCGTCGAAGATAGTTATAAGGATTTTTCTCAAGGGTCAAAATTCAAATCCTATAAAAATTTGCGTCGCCACTGGAAAAATATA CATGGATATCGACTACCCGAAAATGAATCTGCTTATTACTCGATCCAATTTTGGCGCGGAGAACCTTTGCTTTATCCAAAACAATGCGTTTTGAGAAATTTTCCTATTGTTATACCGACATCACAGCCGTTAGAA AAACTAATAATATCAAGATTTGTAACTTGTCTTACAAGCAAGATGGCCAATGTTCTCGGTACGAAACTGATATTTAAACTTGAAGATATACAGCCAGAAGACAGCAAATCTCTT GCTCCAAAAGATTGTCTTCTAGAAACACAAGCTGTAAGCCTCTGCACACCTACTCAATATTCTAGAAGTCAGAAATGA
- the LOC110375487 gene encoding transcription termination factor, mitochondrial isoform X2 — MILRSLFSVLSLSSNNLTSNIHKLTSPTTWKSILKISPSPCDIYIRTIAVSTTSYKGRTRAKVKNDFDSTKARIVLDLNLKSPEDALPFYKLPLRTLVHIHNTTKDDVKKGFCQNRLYYISSRLKVPPSMLREKLVKRTFIYSLSFDWIEKALDVLLEMNVAADRIMRDLWVLKYHHETIRERLVRVKSMGVENLYPWMVRCSEDIMNRFLTISQETKDILGDSVSKQTYLANRLNVSVDTVQEMCLKIPALQTIRVTKVKHFLDFLITEGFDVEEIANKPRVLSASQKTVKQRLDRLRELGLNQINLNVLCRSKKDFKKYCESIESLSKEGDATVKG; from the exons ATGATTTTAAGATCATTATTTTCTGTGTTATCATTAAGTTCTAATAATCTAACGAGTAATATCCACAAGCTCACTTCTCCCACAACATggaaaagtatattaaaaatatcaccaTCACCATGTGATATTTATATAAGAACTATTGCGGTGTCAACTACATCATATAAAGGTAGAACGAGGGCAAAGGTGAAAAATG ATTTTGATTCAACCAAAGCAAGGATAGTCTTAGATCTCAACTTGAAATCACCAGAAGATGCTTTACCCTTTTATAAATTACCACTAAGAACATTAGTTCACATACACAACACTACAAAAGACGATGTAAAAAAAGGATTTTGTCAAAATAGACTTTATTACATTTCATCACGTCTTAAG GTACCACCGTCAATGCTAAGAGAAAAGCTTGTTAAGAGGACTTTCATTTATAGCTTATCATTTGATTGGATTGAGAAAGCATTAGATGTATTACTAG aaatGAACGTGGCTGCTGATCGAATAATGAGGGACTTGTGGGTTTTGAAGTATCACCATGAAACAATTCGTGAAAGACTTGTAAGGGTAAAAAGTATGGGTGTAGAAAATCTATATCCATGGATGGTGAGATGTTCTGAAGATATAATGAATAG aTTTTTAACTATTTCTCAAGAAACAAAGGACATTTTGGGAGACAGTGTATCAAAACAAACTTATCTTGCCAACCGTCTTAATGTCTCTGTTGACACTGTTCAAGaaatgtgtttaaaaatacCTGCACTGCAAACCATTCGAGTGACAAAG GTGAAACATTTTCTGGATTTTCTTATTACTGAGGGCTTTGATGTAGAAGAAATAGCCAATAAGCCTAGAGTGTTATCGGCGTCTCAGAAGACTGTAAAGCAGAGGCTTGACAGGCTCCGTGAATTGGGGTTAAaccaaataaatttaaatgtacTCTGTAGGAGCAAGAAAGATTTCAAAAAATACTGTGAATCAATTGAATCGTTATCGAAGGAAG
- the LOC110375466 gene encoding U2 small nuclear ribonucleoprotein auxiliary factor 35 kDa subunit-related protein 2 — translation MTNLCINMGRHAEWRKIAKRERRKRIRTIQAKERDKVMLSDFYMKQQELELELLLEQIIKQNEEENEKWMRAELIANTRWKKLLEERERHKQKRLEQEAKLKLEWELEQKQKQIEEERIAAAKEELKRKQDIFMNNLDKFLSGDSDEPPAELKVMHETRPDAALCPFFSKTACCRFGDQCSRNHQYPGISKVLLGTNFYVHFGLSNANLNEYDTDIMLEYEDNDTYKEFKEFFYDVLSEFEKFGRIIQFKVCNNYEKHLRGNTYVEFAELRSAVAAYRSLHTRWYGGRQLSLQFCLISSWKNAVCGLQLRRRCPKGRACNFLHVFRNPNNLFNGYNNDVPDKSRSSRSSVRSWRWSESPETDVHKRINSSRSDRSSSITTTSDKRRRRSRYSDDDDDDDNHHRRHSPRRSKRR, via the exons ATGACCaacttatgtataaatatggGAAG GCACGCAGAATGGAGAAAAATTGCCAAAAGAGAAAGAAGAAAACGAATCCGTACTATTCAAGCTAAAGAAAGAG aTAAAGTAATGCTCTCTGACTTTTACATGAAACAACAAGAACTTGAGCTTGAATTACTACTTGAACAGATTATTAAACAGAATGAGGAGGAAAATGAAAAATGGATGAGGGCTGAACTTATTGCAAATACACGGTGGAAAAAACTTTTGGAAGAAAGGGAAAGGCATAAACAAAAACGCCTAGAACAGGAAGCTAAACTTAAACTG gaatgGGAATTAGAGcaaaaacagaaacaaattgAAGAAGAAAGGATTGCAGCTGCAAAAGAGGAATTGAAAAGAAAACAGGACATTTTCATGAACAATTTAGACAAATTCTTGTCTGGAGACTCAGATGAACCTCCGGCTGAATTGAAAGTTATGCATGAGACAAGACCTGATGCTGCATTATGTCCATTTTTCTCCAAAACAGCGTGTTGCAGATTTGGTGATCAGTGCTCTAGAAATCATCAATACCCAGGCATTAGCAAA gtGTTATTAGGTACAaatttttatgttcattttggGCTTAGTAATGCAAATCTCAATGAATATGACACAGATATTATGCTTGAATATGAGGACAATGACACATACAAAGAGTTCAAAGAATTTTTCTATGATGTTCTAtctgaatttgaaaaatttggTAGAATTATACAGTTTAAG GTATGTAATAACTACGAAAAGCATCTTCGAGGAAACACTTATGTAGAATTTGCTGAGTTGCGATCTGCTGTGGCGGCATACCGATCTCTACACACTCGCTGGTATGGTGGCAGACAACTCTCCTTACAGTTCTGCCTCATAAGTTCATGGAAAAATGCAGTATGTG GTCTCCAGTTACGAAGGCGCTGTCCAAAAGGACGTGCATGTAATTTCTTACATGTATTCAGAAATCCAAATAATTTGTTCAATGGTTACAATAATGATGTACCAGATAAGTCAAG atctTCCCGATCATCAGTGCGATCATGGCGGTGGTCAGAATCTCCAGAAACGGATGTTCACAAAAGAATAAATTCAAGTCGCTCTGATAGAAGTAGTAGTATTACAACTACAAGTGATAAAAGACGCCGAAGATCTAGAtacagtgatgatgatgatgatgatgataaccaCCACCGCCGTCATTCACCTCGACGAAGTAAGCGACGATAG
- the LOC110375468 gene encoding uncharacterized protein LOC110375468 isoform X1 has translation MFMAHAYLHMRVVKKYTVYVINSLDNMESNIHKIKNLIICKKEEEFLEILQSGLDPNFEGGWPIRLAARYGCPTIVETLLQFGANPHLLSESGASTLQLAVYSGEHWDTDKWKSLLSCCDSSQLADGAAVAIIFNNVAALKKILSTGRCNTNIPTTLTGKTVELLAKGFKLTQLLSIPTIQNQNDRDETTISPRISRQHRAVTNESAVLSPYHTQRNLSPSVARFFHQTASQSSLSPSRVGTLLPSSSPRTDVN, from the exons ATGTTCATGGCACATGCCTACCTACATATGCGGGTAGTTAAAAAATACACAGTGTATGTAATTAATTCTCTGGACAACATGGAAAGTAATATTCACAAGATTAAAAATttgattatttgtaaaaaagaaGAGGAATTCCTTGAAATATTACAATCTGGTTTAGACCCTAATTTCGAAGGGGGGTGGCCAATCAGGCTAGCAGCTCGGTACGGCTGTCCTACCATAGTCGAAACGTTACTTCAATTTGGAGCAAATCCTCATCTTTTAAGTGAATCTG GTGCTTCAACTTTACAATTAGCGGTATATTCAGGTGAACATTGGGACACGGATAAATGGAAATCGTTACTGTCTTGTTGTGATTCTTCTCAACTTGCTGATGGTGCAGCCGTAgctattattttcaataacgtTGCGGCATTGAAAAAGATTTTATCTACTGGAAGATGTAACACAAACATTCCAACAACTCTAAcag GTAAAACTGTAGAACTCTTAGCAAAAGGCTTCAAATTAACACAGTTGCTGAGTATTCCAACgatacaaaatcaaaatgacCGTGATGAAACTACAATTTCACCCAGGATATCACGACAACATCGAGCGGTaacaaat GAGTCTGCAGTCCTGTCTCCATATCATACACAAAGAAATTTATCACCGTCAGTAGCCAGATTTTTTCATCAAACAGCAAGTCAGTCATCTTTGTCACCATCAAGAGTAGGAACATTGCTTCCATCATCATCGCCTAGAACTGACGTTAATTGA